Genomic segment of Arachis hypogaea cultivar Tifrunner chromosome 16, arahy.Tifrunner.gnm2.J5K5, whole genome shotgun sequence:
TCATAGGTTGAGAAAAAAACTCACATTCAAAAAAAGTCAACAGAATGAAAGAAAAGATTAGTTCAACTTGAAGAATGAATCACCAAAGAAAAGTTCTTTTAactcttctcattttttttacttacaatttattttataatatttgttaTCAAGGGgtagattgttgagtttgaaaaaacaataacaataatttgATGATGGATAAATATTACAATATTAGGCCAAAAGTTTAAAGTGTGTGAATAATGTGTTTGGCTAAGTGTGCAGGCCAAAATTAGAAGGAACTAGTCCAATGTTAGATCAAGCCCATGATCATCGCCTTCAGCTCACTTACTAACAAATGGCCCAAGAAATAGTTACATTATCACTGTCCAAGATAGAGAGAAATAACTCATTTTCTTCGAAATTAAAGCCAAAGTAACCGAACTCATTTTCTCTCCTCTATTCTCTAACCCACGTGAAGAAGTctcaaaagaaagtaaaaaaaaaaaaagaagtctaATTAGGGGTCTAATCAAGAAGAAAAAGTGGATTATCAAAatcaagaaacaaaaaaaaagaaagaagaaagtcaAAAGTTAAGGCTCAAAAGTAAAGATCAAATCCGAAGGTGAATCGAAAAATTATTTCTctatttgtaatttattattgctTGTTGAAGATATTTTTTTCCTATACGTCCCGAacgaaaaacttaaaaaaaatggaGGGTATGAAACTTTGTGACAAATCAATGGTCAAGGACCAAACTTGGAGCTAAAGTATTGATGAATGGCTCAGATTttttaagaaatttgaaaaaggaagaaagagaagcAACTAGATAAAAATGCATGTTTGCTTTATTCATTGTTGTTGTCACATCTTTCTTCTGCGCTACTGCTGTTGTTGCTGTGTtatttggagaagaagaagtcaAAGATGTTCAAGCCAAGTTTCAAATTTTGGAAGCTTTACTCCTCTATTAAAGGAGTAAACAGCCAGAGATCGAGGCAAGAAGTGAGCACACAAGTTTGGGTCTTCATAACTTTCAAGCTAATCCTTCTCCTCCTTCATGAGTttacattaaattttttgttcttcagtgttcatctttctttgtttcttttcaataaaaaatgCATTAAGTGAGGTAGTAGTAAAAGTCATTGAGAAAAAAAGTAAAGAGAGTTATCCAAAAAAAGTCAGAAAATTATGTCAAACTCTTTTGTATGTATTTCTGTTTTATACACATGATCTTGAGGAAATTTTTTTGCTAAGTTGGGTGAACAATTAGTGATTGTAAGTCTAGGGAGTGAACTTAGCAAAATCTAGCTTAGGTAGAAGTTGGGTTTGTCCCATATAAAATTGGGTTGGATCCTAAGAAAATTGGTGTTTGTAAACATTgtgaaagatagtgaaaattcttCTCCTTTTGTGAAGGAAAATGAATGTAGGTCACATTACACATAGTAACTGAATCATGATACATGACCGTGTAATTTTTTCTTCTCTATTCTTCTTCTGTTTTTCCTCgatatgagacaaaataaaaatgtcttcTGCATTATCTATTTCATAGAAGTCATAGCTATTCAAAAGCAAAGAGTTATTCTATTTTTGATCACATCgtaaaaagacaaaataaaattgtatctTGAAGTTTTTACATAATAGAAACTAAatttaaatctaataaaaaataaaaactaaaaagtaaaaagaaatttaaaaaagactataaatttaaatttttttctctagaCCATTTACAAATTttcataatagaaaaaatattatatgtttatTTACAGAAATGatgaattttataattaatttttttattttattttatttataattattttgtgtTTATCTTCGTAAATTTTTGTGTTTAGTTTCATAAAATTCTATGCTTTTCATTGTTTATTTTAGGAACaacattttataacaaaattaaaaaaaaacgcataaattttttaataaaacacATCATCTTGTGGATGAAAACATAGtatgtatctttttattttttttcttattatggGGGATAATATACAACACAAAAATTTAAGGAAAGTAcaaaaattttactatttttgaTATTTTGACTTCTTTTCCACCTCAACTCAGTAATAAAtgattagaaaaaatataaaacctctgaaaagaaaacacacaattttataaataaaaatataaaaattcacattttttttgtcttctcATTAAcgataaacatgaaaattttttaaaaataacataaaaatttttaaataaaaataccaaaatttttattttttttattcttccccTCTCCTTTGCCATAAACATTTAGGAAAAAACACATAATTTTgtgaataaaaatatagaaatgttgtattttttattttattttttgttttttctttaatgataaatatagaatttttttaaaaaaatacaaaaatttataaacaaaATCACATAAATTCTACTTTTTTTCCTCCTACTTCTTCCGCTTCttatttgctttttgatttttattctatttctcttattttcttttatatttactcttaaaaaaataaagaaaaaatacaaaataaaaaagtaacaaaaatacaaaatacaatagtagaagaagaagaaagaaaagaagaaaaattaaaaaaaataaaaggcaaAAAAATACAAACATGTGTGATTTATGCACatatttatgtaaataatttttgttagactaatgaattatttaattactaaaaaaagatttatttatttagtatttttataaaaatttagttaatatatattttaaaaatataaattaaaattattaatttaaaaaaatttcaacaaatatataataaggatattaaaaattaatttttgagtaaagtatcgtttttgtcctcaacgtttggggtaagttctaaagttgtccctaacgtttcaatcgttctatttaagtcgcTAACgcttcaaaattgactcaatattgtcctgccgttagagatccgttaacagaattgatggcgggataaaattgaaacgattttgaaacgttgggGACTTAAATAGGcgaaaatgttagggacaaaaacaatacacaaaaataaatttaaatttaatttatctttcaataatattaattttttactatacatagtattcaattattttttaattacatctaaataaattacatttaatcaccttattttcattttaaataaatttattttttttataattttaaagaattttgatacattagagacaaaaggtataatttatatttttttatatatatattatttttttctacaaatttatatactagtcattctacaaacattttatgataactaaaaatttttaagagtaaaattataaaaaaaattaatttatttaaaatgaaagtaatatgattaagtgtaatttacttagatatgattaaaaaataattgaatactatgtatagtaaaaatttgatattattgaaggataaaattaaaatttatttctatgtatcttttttgtccccaatgttttcgtcctatttaattctctaacattttaaaatcgtcatAATTTTGTtttgccgtcaattctgttaacgaatTCATAATGGcgggacaacattgaatcagttttgaagttagagacttaaataagacgattgaaacgttagagacaaaaacgatactttactcttaattttttttataattttagtaattttttttaatttatgattcTTAAGACATATGTTAACCAAACTTTTATCGAAAAAAGAAAAGGATgggaatattatttttgaaactttctttttttaacaGAAGAACATGAGAGTTGTGCTGGAGGGGGTACGTGGCAAATAAGCGATAAAACAAATGTCAGCATCAAAGTGAAAGCAACAAAATTTTGTATGGGACACGTCAAAGAAACAAAGTTACGCGCACAAGAGAGTGTGTgttacactctctctctctttctctctctccataGAATATATAGATACATAGTATTATTGCCTCTGCTTCTCACTGCACAGCACAGCACAGCACAACTTTCTCATTCTTATTTACTGCATTTGGGACCTCTTTCTCTCTGAACTTTCTAGACCAAGCACTCTCTGCTGGTGGgttctttctcctcctcttcttcttcttctttcttttctttattattattattattattattattattattattattatttcttgctGTTCTTTCTTGTTGATTATTGATGTATTTTGTTGACTCTCACTGATTTGGGTCTTTCGTGTTTCTCTGGTATGCATTATTATCATTAGTATGCTATCaaacttttatttcatttttgctTTGTAAAATGttcattatttaatcattttctTTGATTATGCATGATATAAAATGTTTTTTTAGTACTGTTTTAATGCTCTATTAATGCATTTTGGGGGAAATGAATGAATTGATGTATTCTTTCTATACATGAAATTTCTCTCGAGAACTCTTGAAACTTTGCTATAGATTTTTACCTATTATTTATTTAGTGTGGCTAACAACAAAGGGTTTTAGTTTCTTTTTCTCACCTTGATGAAGGTCCATctgcattatttattttttttgttaatccaAATTATGGAGTAAAGTTGGTAGTTGATCAGTTATTCAAACATGTGTCTATTGTTCTTCAGCTGGTGTTCTGAGAAAATGCTGAGGAAGAGGGCAAGATCAATTCATAAGGATCAAAATCACAAGGATCAGAAGACAATGATCTCTGATGCTGATTATGATTGCAATTCATTGGAGGTGACGAACATAAAAAACAGCTCAATTTTCAATGCTCCTCTTGTGTTTGTTGGAATGGGTCAGAGAGGGGTTTTAGATTCTGATTCAGTTAAGAGCCCCACTTCTCCACTAGATTTCACATGGATTTCAAATCTAGGAAACCCTTTTGTTAGGACCCCAAGATCTTCACTCCATGAAGGGAAACAACAAAGGATTTGGGATTGCAACAACAAAGTAGGTTTAGGGATCATAGATTCTTTGGAATTGGAAGATAATAACTGTTTTGAGTTTTCTGGGAAAATTCTCTTTTCATCAGAGAACAAGAAGCCTAGCCTCACTCCACAGATGATTATCAATGCCCCAAATTGCAGAACATTTGTGGATTCTGTTAAGGTATCTAAGTCCTTGCCAAAagatttttgcaagcttccttatGCTAAGAATAGTGAGGATTCCTCTCACATGGGTAAATTTAATGTTCTTTATGAGATTGGTGAAACCATCCAAGAGAATGCACCTTTTGGGAAAACTAGGTCCTTCTCATTGGACTCTTTCACCCTGATTGATTCCAATGTGGATTCAGATTCTGAGGATTTCGGTTCAAACGGAGCGATCCGTCCTCCTCATTTTATTGGAGGGAGCAAGAATTCAAAAACATATCTGCCTGAAGAATTGGCTTCGAAACCTGCCTCCATCTGCTCCTCTAATGAGATTGTGAAGTTTCTTTCGCCTAGTGAGATTGAAAATTCTGAGGACTACACCTGTGTGATCTCGCACGGTCCCAGTCCGAAAACCACTCACATTTTTTGTGACTGCATCTTGGGAACTCATTCCAATGATCTTAAAAACCACTATAATGAAGGGGAGGATAAGGGAGTGTCCTCCATGGTGGAGGACATGTTACAGACTCCAATCCAATGCCCTTCTGGTGATTTCTTAAGTATCTGCTACCATTGCAACAAGAAACTCAAAGAGGGTGAAGATATTTACATATATAGGTAGATTTATTTGTGTTGTATCTCCTATGTTGTTAGTTGCTGTTTCTTTGTTTGATATAATTTGATCATTGGCTTCCTTTATGTCCTGCAGAGGTGAAGAGTCGTTTTGCAGTTTAGCTTGCCGCGAGATGGAAATCATGATCGATGAGGCGAGACAGGAATCATCGAATTCAGCTTCTCAAAGCCCTCCGAAGATGGGATATCATGGGGATATTTTTGAGCTAGGCATCCCCACGGCCATTGCGGTATAGAGGCTGTGGCCGGCGGCGCCTTTTTCTGCCATCACCATCAAGTTCATGAGAGTGGTAAACAACACCTGATCATCTGTTCACAAAGTGCTGTTCTTTATGTGCATCTATTAGCAGCCATGGATGATTTTTGTGTGTACATCATTTGTTTACCATTGGTTTTTAAGCTCTCATGGTGTTTGGTGGATGATGGCTATGAATTCAAgattaattttggtttatttccATGTATAACTGAGATTATATATTATGAAATTTATATGATAGTCTAGACTAGATTTGTTTTGATGCAGAAAAGAAGGGGTTGATGTTGAAGCCAATTTTTTGTGGCTTATCCCCATAATGAGTTTGcatctatatattattatattatgattTAAGAATCAATGTATACCCGCCAAACAAATTGTTGACTATATTGGTATGCTAATTATTTACTGTTGTAGTTTATATCAAGCTACCCCCGTTTGAATCAATGAGAGATGGTTTTTATTGTGGTTTATCACTATTATCCTCCAATACTGTAATACATGCGACTTCGCCTTTTATGTTTAAGATGCTATTTTGACTCGTATTTTCCCTTCTCCATTTCATGAGGAATGGTGGAAACTTCGGTTTTACGTGAGGTTTTACGTGAAGTTTATATTTGAGAGTATGAAAATTagttaaatcaatcaaattatttaacggtcTTTAGATATCAATTTTACGTGAGGTCTTTAGATATtaattttacgtgaagttgattgtACCTGAGCTTccatctttttctttaaaaatatgtGGGAACATGTGGTTATCTTCTAGTacagtttttttttctatttatgttattgaagcgcttaattttcaatcatgtttagaagataataaaaaagtaatttaaaattatttgttaattataatttattttatttgtaggaTTTAGTTAATCGGTTTCGCTAcgcatttaagtttttttttttttttgacaattaaGTCTAATCAAGTTGGTTTAAacctaacaaaaattaattttattagtgaGAACATATAGACATGTTTTAACTCCCAATGGCATCGCGCGCTTCATTTTGTTCTTCGCGTCTTTTTTCTTCgtgttcttttttcttctctttatacAATTGTtacgtttttctttcttttctcttcatttttctgGTATTTTTtgcatatgatttttttattggatttttttatctttctcttatttttattattgttaagagggtaaaataaaaaaaattatgagaatgtgagatataaaaagaagataataataaAGAAGAGAATGAGACGATTTGAATTAGACAGAATTTATTAGAAAATAACAtcgaaatattttaataataacacTGAAATTTCTTAATTCTGCATtggaatttaattacaaaaacaTAACTTCGTTAATGTTGCACTTTTATTTTGGATTGTTATTCTTACTTTTTTTTAGGAGTATTACTTCTTATATTAGACTTGAATAAAAGACTTGAATAAACATGTATTACAATcttatttagttgaatgaatgtagcttCACACTTATTAGATTAAATTCTTGccaaaaactaaaaaatactaaaatatcgtAATTTTGACACTGAAATGttgctaaaaaacaaaaaaatttattaattttgacatAGAAATGTCTTGTTAATGTCTTCTTATGCTTCAATGAtagattcttttctttttttacttacTAACTAAATATAATGAGAAGGAATATTATAATTTGATGTTCTAAACTTACTAAGTAATCATGATGATTAAGATAACGAAAAATAAGAGCGGGAAGAGTTGTTGTTTTGAattgttattcttatttttttaagagtATTGTTTATCATAGTAGACTTGAATGAACATGTACTATAatcttatttaattaaataaatgtaaaaaataaaaaatcacaagaTAATATCGAAATTACTTGAATGAATATGTTTGTACTATATTAGAATCTTTTttaattgaatgaatgtatgtttatacttattggattgaatttttggtagaaaaaaaaaatcaaattttcttaattttgataCCGAGGTGTTGCTACAAAAATACagaaattttttctttaattctatattttttgcttctaatttttttcttcttttttttgttgctTACTTCTTTTAAGAGTACTGTTTCTCAATTAGACTTGAATGCACACTTATTAGATTGAAATTTTATATgtgcaaaaatttaaaagaaaatgaaagagaaaaagaaacattGATTTACGTATAAGAAGAAAATGACATTGAcggtgataatgatgatgatgatgatgatgataatggagAAGGAGCAAAAGGAAGGAGGAGAATAAATtcaaatgaaaaagaagggaggaagaagaggaggtggTGTTGGTAGTGACGAGGACGACGACGATAATGAAAGAGAAATATGAGGAAAAAAGAGGAGAATAAGAAGAGACAGTAGTATCAGCGATGACAATAacgataataatgataatgaaggaggagaaaaaggaaggaggaaaataaattcaaatgaaaaagaaaggaggaggaagaggagatggTGGTGACGACAACGACGAAAGAGAACGGTgagaaaaaaggagaagaataagaagagacgGTAGCGGCAACGATACACGAGAAGAAGAAGTGCGTAAACAAAAAATACATTATAACAATTTGATTGGATTTGATTAGATAAATGCTTTTAGAGTAGATGTTAAGTTTacagattaaaattttttttattgaaaatataaaaaatttaagtttttaatacatttgttttatattttttaaataaatatatttaaaatttttattaataataaatttatcatagaCACATATTGACTAaatctttatttatatttatttatcatttattgtTTTGATGGTCAATTTTAATGGTCATTTAATATTCTTCCTTtcgtatttattaattattgtttaaataactaaataatattatatgtaataaatatataattgtaaATGTTGCATATATGAAATTAAGTTAAACAAAGGCATAAATGtaattatagattttttttatctaaagttAGGAATGAGACTCAAATTCACGACCTCTAAGTgagtattaaaaaattataccatttaaactataatttgttgctatataattataaattttacatttataaaattatagatagattattattttattatctcttagcATTACTGCATTACTGTtaacttatatattttttcttagtaAGATTCAGAATTTCAGATGCATCGACTATTGATTATTAAATGATAACAAGGTCAACTGTCAAGTCCTTAGCAGCGCACAATACTACAACAATTACTTGGCTAGATGAAAtttgagttaatactcaaattggCCCTTAAAATTTGACTTCTGACTCAATTTAGCCTTCAAGGTTTCAATTGATTCTAATTGTACCATGAAATTTTGCCTCGAGCCTCAATTTGGCCCTTCTGGTGTTTTTCGTCACTGGAGAGCTGACCTGGCAAATTTAAATGACACCTGGCAGTCTCAAAACGATGCCGTTTTACTGTTGGCGCCGAAATTGTTAGAAACGACGTTGTATCCCTTAGGAAGGGGTTAAATGAAAATCCAAACACTAACCACTCCAAAGGTGAGACTCAGTTGACCCTTTCTCTTCCTCCACTTCCTCTCGTTTTCCTTCCCGTCAGAGAAGCACCATGGATGTCACAGTAATAGAGTTTTGAAgcttttcttacttctttctaCCTCCATTGTGAAGATTAATTACCTGGGAGTCATCTTTTGAAAAACAGGTTAGTAACAAAATCGATGCTCTCAACTATCGTGCTCTGTTTTTATCAAAATGTTGGTTGtgtgttgtttttcatttttttcacccTACTTGATCAGTGAAACTTTGGGAGAATGTGGTTGATTATGGTTGTTGATGATGATAGAATTTTTGTATGTTAgggtttaatttttttgcatGTGTGTGGCTGTGATCAACCAAATCGTTCAATTCTTTATCCGTTTGAGCAGTCTTTGATTCTTcatattctattttaaaataacaattataCTCCTTCATATcccattttaatttaattgttgaTTGGATAATTTCttgtaaaacaaaatattttctgTGCTGAACATTATATGCATCAATGACCACCATGAATGTTTAAGTGATAATCATGAACTGAGGATTTTATATTTTGGCCAGTCATTGCAGTGTATTTAACTTTTGATTATTGTTTCGTTAACAGAGTTTATgctaatttttttcattatgttCGTCTTGTTCTTGATA
This window contains:
- the LOC112755509 gene encoding FCS-Like Zinc finger 10, encoding MLRKRARSIHKDQNHKDQKTMISDADYDCNSLEVTNIKNSSIFNAPLVFVGMGQRGVLDSDSVKSPTSPLDFTWISNLGNPFVRTPRSSLHEGKQQRIWDCNNKVGLGIIDSLELEDNNCFEFSGKILFSSENKKPSLTPQMIINAPNCRTFVDSVKVSKSLPKDFCKLPYAKNSEDSSHMGKFNVLYEIGETIQENAPFGKTRSFSLDSFTLIDSNVDSDSEDFGSNGAIRPPHFIGGSKNSKTYLPEELASKPASICSSNEIVKFLSPSEIENSEDYTCVISHGPSPKTTHIFCDCILGTHSNDLKNHYNEGEDKGVSSMVEDMLQTPIQCPSGDFLSICYHCNKKLKEGEDIYIYRGEESFCSLACREMEIMIDEARQESSNSASQSPPKMGYHGDIFELGIPTAIAV